One region of Citrus sinensis cultivar Valencia sweet orange chromosome 6, DVS_A1.0, whole genome shotgun sequence genomic DNA includes:
- the LOC102608344 gene encoding uncharacterized protein LOC102608344 translates to MAVELESSNMSPRISFSHDFCQSDFIPVEQRQQGQHLIRSNSTGIDFDFCVRKSFDQESSSADELFSDGKILPTEVKQLQQQKQKQNKKKNVNPAQAALPILPKDQESLDLKPNNINNNKITRDEAGDDDDLEENDQNNNNNKQSSKSFWKFKRSSSLNCGSGYGRSLCPLPPLLSRSNSTGSASNDKRAALSKDGSNKSPSSSSIKSSYLKPPLKKNYGSYGNGVHVNPVLNVPSGNLFGLGSIFGKDKNKKK, encoded by the coding sequence ATGGCAGTTGAGCTTGAAAGTTCTAATATGAGTCcaagaatttcattttctcatgATTTTTGTCAGTCAGATTTTATTCCTGTGGAGCAGCGGCAACAGGGGCAACACCTCATTAGATCCAACTCCACaggcattgattttgatttctgTGTTCGCAAAAGCTTTGATCAAGAATCTTCATCAGCCGATGAGCTCTTCTCTGATGGAAAGATTCTTCCTACGGAAGTGAAGCAGTTGCAGCagcagaagcagaagcagaacaagaagaaaaatgttaatCCGGCACAAGCTGCGTTGCCAATATTGCCAAAGGATCAAGAGAGCTTGGATTTGAAAcccaataatattaataataataagataacgAGGGATGAAGCGGGGGACGATGATGACTTAGAAGAGAATGACcagaataataacaataacaagcAAAGTTCCAAGTCATTTTGGAAGTTCAAGAGAAGCAGTAGCTTGAATTGTGGCAGTGGCTATGGGAGAAGCCTCTGTCCCCTGCCTCCCCTTTTATCAAGAAGCAATTCTACAGGTTCAGCATCAAATGATAAGCGTGCTGCATTGTCAAAAGATGGCAGCAACAAGTCGCCGTcgtcatcatcaataaaatcaaGCTATCTTAAGCCTCCATTGAAGAAGAACTATGGCTCTTACGGTAATGGTGTACATGTCAATCCCGTTCTGAATGTTCCATCTGGGAATCTATTTGGCTTAGGCTCAATCTTCGGCAAAGataagaataagaagaaatgA
- the LOC102630774 gene encoding uncharacterized protein LOC102630774 codes for MAEANGSLQQNLTLLDPISLLLSQNSNPQNPPVTLKLITENYFMERGPRYHEYAELRESRLRRKIMREEDETDEAYEPKRSPLKKQVKFRGILTGSRKGSSVSSVLAQSVPDFSATLRKENRKPAGGALELTPPAKNWSKMNGNLSNSRGSKSANAGEKKGMMARKSYASIEELKGMSMGVAKDICGENRGGRKTVLSRQYSMFG; via the coding sequence atggcagAAGCTAACGGCTCTCTGCAACAAAACCTCACTCTTCTTGATCCCATATCTCTCCTACTTTCTCAGAACTCTAATCCTCAAAACCCACCAGTCACACTGAAACTCATTACAGAGAATTACTTCATGGAGAGGGGACCCAGATACCATGAATACGCTGAACTGAGAGAATCAAGACTGAGAAGGAAGATTATGCGAGAAGAAGATGAAACTGATGAAGCGTATGAGCCAAAGCGATCGCCTTTAAAGAAACAAGTGAAGTTTCGGGGGATTTTGACTGGTTCAAGAAAAGGGTCCTCTGTTTCCTCTGTTTTGGCTCAGTCAGTGCCTGACTTTTCAGCAACTTTGCGGAAAGAAAATCGGAAGCCGGCGGGTGGGGCACTTGAGTTGACTCCTCCGGCTAAGAATTGGTCGAAAATGAATGGGAATTTGTCGAATTCCAGAGGAAGTAAGTCGGCAAATGCGGGGGAGAAGAAGGGAATGATGGCAAGAAAGAGTTATGCGAGTATTGAAGAATTGAAGGGCATGTCAATGGGAGTGGCAAAGGATATTTGTGGGGAAAACAGAGGAGGGAGGAAGACTGTTTTGAGTAGACAATATTCAATGTTTGGTTGA
- the LOC102607850 gene encoding uncharacterized protein LOC102607850, protein MLEKMDETTASLATSSLAITEKRPQRDRPGGCVGIFFQLFDWNRRFAKKKIFSRKLLPPVRAKQVHKKFGGDEKMPKAKLHLIADENSGGFPNMKKNGSRSIVDLEPKNDMRAPSLVARLMGLDSMPDVRKDKPKKPSFAGSCDVRDDKFVNEHSGSSREDLKDRGCGKTESRPQKIQKTEPFERRVVTRFGAEALQIKGVLSRSRGNYHNKFASPIKSPRVSNARNVSRTSRLIDAATKILEPGLQATNRAKSALTYSSSAPYTSTDEVLSEARMEVVSPDLAKQSTYNVSICKSFMGQTSCRNCGNMLDVMDCGSNVEKHPPFVYSTSASDFVNVSSLGVGNSEPRSPEKEKDVAFRQQEQPVSPSALGKVSNEIQLGSVPSPDRKPSLQEGQIQWKATSQRCKPQIEEPYSFTSKQRTRTQNQMSMCRNRMPPRAKLSNLPDRSVSCSANTISGAKDFVALNRNISGRTRPRVPSKVDNASFDAERKSCNQQDGSLLQLRTPVRKRSANGPVENTGFINSTLGRGRNLRGCTVTGQAKGLNSCSVNRTSIKSKAARERDSMRDNIGNKESGVISFTFNSPLRIKTENATHVKEKIKEQNDTMSKGACNRRKIMDENDGSSFLKTQLPLTGDALGALLEEKLKELTLQEDDELVTAGTPPKRSTAAILQELISALTAEQPISQDGHVFTADVPFQTKAKKKVYSVGSTHDGEHLSPGSVLEASFSNDSCVSSSIDDSSGRRLQLDSMDYPQDQFQPAAPDTDLLDSATSLTKGSAGNQMVIDLIDQISKLLLSIEYVDLGLTGSKLSHAKDVILNAELLFGNTSLHKSGGMTDFLVAPFLLDELEVLASAMQPKFNCLLGFEATKEGNQLRGFLFDCWIECFDAKYGQYSNSGFKAWTRLPLRMKAEMLIREVGEEVIRWTHLAGMTPDEIIECEMSHSLGKWTDFDIEAFETGAQIGLDIIQILVEEIVKDIWECRPVSY, encoded by the exons aTGTTGGAGAAAATGGATGAAACCACAGCAAGTCTGGCGACTTCGTCTTTGGCAATAACAGAGAAGAGGCCTCAGAGAGATAGGCCTGGTGGCTGTGTTGGTATTTTCTTTCAGCTGTTCGATTGGAACCGTAGATTTGCCaagaagaagattttttcCAGAAAATTGCTTCCTCCAG TTCGAGCGAAACAAGTTCATAAGAAGTTTGGAGGGGACGAGAAGATGCCCAAAGCAAAGCTCCATTTG ATTGCTGACGAGAACAGTGGGGGTTTTCCtaatatgaagaaaaatggtagCCGTAGTATTGTTGATTTAGAGCCTAAGAATGACATGCGAGCGCCGAGTTTGGTTGCTAGGCTAATGGGTCTTGATTCTATGCCGGATGTACGTAAAGATAAGCCCAAGAAACCTTCATTTGCTGGTTCTTGTGATGTTAGAGACGACAAATTTGTGAATGAGCACAGCGGGTCAAGTAGGGAAGACTTGAAAGACAGAGGATGTGGAAAAACCGAATCTAGGCCGCAAAAGATACAAAAGACTGAGCCGTTTGAGAGGCGGGTAGTGACTCGGTTTGGTGCCGAGGCATTACAAATTAAGGGTGTTTTGTCCAGGTCGAGAGGGAATTATCACAACAAATTTGCTTCTCCAATAAAGAGTCCTAGGGTCTCCAATGCGAGGAATGTGTCTAGGACCTCTAGGTTGATTGATGCTGCTACTAAAATTTTGGAGCCAGGTCTGCAAGCTACAAATAGAGCAAAATCTGCTCTCACTTATTCAAGTTCAGCTCCTTACACCTCCACGGATGAGGTTTTGTCAGAAGCAAGAATGGAGGTCGTGTCGCCAGATTTGGCAAAACAGTCTACTTATAACGTGAGTATCTGTAAGTCCTTCATGGGGCAGACTTCTTGTAGAAATTGTGGTAATATGCTGGATGTTATGGACTGCGGATCAAATGTTGAAAAACATCCACCTTTTGTTTATTCAACTTCTGCTTCAGATTTTGTCAATGTCTCATCTCTGGGAGTAGGAAACAGTGAACCAAGATCacctgaaaaagaaaaagatgtagCTTTTCGACAACAAGAGCAACCTGTATCTCCTTCTGCTCTAGGAAAGGTTAGTAACGAAATACAGTTAGGAAGTGTACCCAGTCCTGATAGGAAGCCTTCTTTGCAAGAAGGTCAAATTCAGTGGAAGGCGACAAGCCAGCGGTGCAAGCCTCAAATTGAGGAACCATATTCTTTTACTTCCAAGCAAAGAACCCGAACCCAAAATCAGATGTCCATGTGCAGGAATAGGATGCCACCAAGGGCCAAACTGAGTAATCTTCCTGACAGGAGTGTTTCATGTTCTGCTAACACTATTAGTGGGGCCAAAGATTTTGTTGCTCTAAACAGAAATATAAGTGGCCGCACCAGGCCTAGGGTTCCTTCTAAAGTAGATAATGCTAGTTTTGATGCTGAGAGAAAATCTTGTAATCAGCAAGATGGCTCATTGTTACAGTTAAGGACCCCGGTACGGAAGAGGAGTGCCAATGGACCAGTCGAAAATACAGGCTTTATCAATTCAACACTGGGGAGAGGGAGAAATTTAAGGGGCTGTACGGTGACTGGCCAAGCAAAGGGTCTTAACTCTTGTTCAGTGAATCGGACATCTATCAAAAGCAAAGCAGCCCGTGAGAGGGATAGTATGAGAGATAATATTGGCAATAAGGAAAGTGGCGTAAtttcttttacatttaattCTCCATTGAGAATCAAGACTGAGAATGCCACACACGTGAAGGAGAAAATAAAGGAGCAAAATGACACTATGAGTAAGGGTGCTTGTAACAGGAGAAAGATAATGGATGAGAATGATGGGTCCTCATTCCTGAAAACACAATTGCCATTGACAGGAGATGCTTTAGGTGCCTTGCtagaagaaaaattgaaggaaCTGACTTTGCAGGAAGACGATGAGTTGGTTACAGCAGGTACCCCACCTAAGAGATCTACTGCTGCTATTCTCCAAGAGCTAATATCCGCGTTGACAGCAGAGCAGCCTATTTCTCAAGATGGTCATGTGTTTACTGCAGATGTTCCTTTCCAG ACCAAGGCGAAGAAGAAAGTGTATTCAGTTGGGTCTACACACGACGGTGAACATCTTAGTCCTGGCTCTGTCCTTGAAGCTTCTTTCTCAAATGACAGCTGCGTTTCCAGTAGCATAGATGATAGCTCCG GACGTAGGCTGCAGCTTGACTCCATGGATTACCCCCAAGATCAGTTTCAACCAGCAGCTCCTGATACAGACCTTCTAGATTCTGCAACCTCATTGACCAAAGGAAGTGCTGGTAATCAAATGGTGATTGACCTTATTGACCAAATTTCTAAATTGCTGCTAAGCATCGAATATGTTGATCTTGGATTAACTGGAAGCAAGCTAAGTCATGCCAAGGATGTTATCTTAAATGCTGAACTATTGTTTGGAAATACAAGTCTGCATAAATCTGGTGGAATGACAGATTTTCTTGTAGCACCCTTTCTACTTGATGAACTTGAAGTTCTTGCTAGTGCTATGCAGCCGAAATTTAATTGCCTTCTTGGTTTTGAAGCAACAAAAGAGGGCAATCAACTTAGGGGATTCCTTTTTGACTGTTGGATAGAATGTTTTGATGCAAAATATGGCCAATACAGTAACTCTGGATTCAAGGCATGGACTAGGCTGCCTCTACGAATGAAGGCAGAGATGCTGATTCGAGAAGTTGGAGAGGAGGTTATAAGGTGGACGCATTTGGCTGGGATGACTCCTGATGAGATAATAGAATGTGAGATGAGTCATTCCTTGGGAAAATGGACAGATTTTGATATAGAAGCATTTGAAACTGGTGCTCAAATTGGCTTGgacataattcaaattttggtcGAGGAGATTGTGAAAGACATCTGGGAGTGCAGGCCGGTGTCCTACTGA
- the LOC102608636 gene encoding cysteine-rich receptor-like protein kinase 26, translating to MGYFRAIVLDTRTLALGVFSISYYNRKMLFQLLSFLFIFAFIHQTSAEDDPRIKVCDSSTNNTLDSAFSSNLGIALKTLQNNTAQTGFSFTTISASNSSQPVTALALCRATITQSECQECMDSAVLSIRRVCPDQTTAQIWHTYCMIRYSSRKFIDNADSSLAFSLFDQREVPNPTTFDQTVNSLTVNLAVLAGKSGKRFAVAKMKVISSDIYLYGYVECTRDVNGESCTKCLLSLRSYMMTCCSGRWAIWVGAPTCSVQVNLDPVHKDWETAVDISTLLAPEMPPESESESESETGGSHRKLIYLKIGAVAGVGGAVMTIIVVVLIAVLTRKGRSMRFVGDDANALTNNQGIDMRSFLFNLDVLIAATDNFSTENMLGRGGFGTVYKGRLQDGREIAVKKLATNSMQGKEEFENEVRVLLKMQHRNLVQLFGCCVQERERILVYEYLPNKSLDKFLFDKSKSAILDWPKRLNIIMGVARGLLYLHRDSVLRIIHRDIKASNILLDHQMKPKISDFGLAKLFHDEQSRHRTHQIAGTFGYMAPEYAIRGFLSVKSDVFSFGVLLLEIISGRKNYDRQLEAENQELLKLARRLEEEGRLMELVDVRIGTYPEEIALRFMQIALLCTEDFIEDRPTMSATLSMLSNSSVPIPSVTESPDHYEGDDDAGDNAGRREQFTRNSITFSLQDGR from the exons ATGGGTTACTTTAGGGCTATAGTGCTTGATACTCGAACATTGGCTCTGGGCGTTTTCTCAATCTCTTATTACAACCGAAAAATGTTATTTCAActcctctcttttctcttcatcTTCGCATTCATTCACCAAACATCCGCAGAGGATGATCCTCGAATAAAAGTTTGTGATTCTTCAACAAACAACACACTCGACTCCGCCTTCTCATCCAATCTCGGCATTGCACTCAAAACACTTCAAAACAACACTGCCCAAACCGGCTTCAGCTTCACCACAATCTCCGCCTCAAACTCCTCGCAGCCCGTCACAGCTCTCGCCCTCTGCCGCGCCACCATAACCCAATCAGAATGCCAAGAATGCATGGACTCAGCCGTACTCAGCATCCGCCGCGTGTGCCCTGACCAAACCACGGCTCAAATTTGGCATACCTATTGCATGATCCGCTACTCTTCTCGTAAATTCATCGACAACGCGGATAGCTCACTTGCGTTTTCATTATTCGACCAGCGTGAGGTTCCTAATCCAACAACTTTCGACCAAACAGTCAATAGTCTTACGGTAAACCTGGCAGTTCTGGCGGGAAAATCTGGTAAGAGATTTGCGGTGGCGAAAATGAAAGTTATTTCGAgtgatatttatttgtatggtTACGTTGAGTGCACAAGAGATGTTAATGGTGAGAGTTGTACAAAGTGTTTGTTGTCATTGAGAAGTTATATGATGACTTGCTGTTCAGGAAGATGGGCCATTTGGGTTGGCGCCCCAACTTGTAGTGTTCAGGTTAATTTGGATCCTGTCCATAAAGATTGGGAAACTGCGGTGGATATTAGCACGTTGTTGGCACCGGAAATGCCGCCCGAATCGGAATCGGAATCGGAATCGGAGACCGGAGGTAGCCATAGGAAGCTGATATACTTGAAAATTGGAGCAGTGGCTGGTGTAGGCGGCGCTGTGATGACAATCATTGTTGTGGTGCTGATTGCTGTGCTGACGAGGAAAGGGAGATCTATGCGATTTGTGGGAGATGATGCTAATGCTTTGACGAATAACCAGGGCATTGACATGAGATCTTTCTTGTTCAATTTGGATGTTTTGATTGCTGCCACTGATAATTTTTCTACTGAAAATATGCTTGGAAGGGGAGGATTTGGTACGGTATACAag GGTAGATTGCAAGACGGAAGAGAAATTGCGGTAAAGAAACTCGCAACTAACTCAATGCAAGGCAAAGAAGAGTTTGAAAATGAAGTGAGAGTATTACTGAAAATGCAGCATCGGAATCTAGTGCAGTTGTTCGGATGCTGTGTTCAAGAAAGAGAAAGGATTCTGGTTTATGAATACTTACCCAACAAGAGCCTAGACAAATTCCTCTTCG ATAAGAGCAAGAGTGCAATTCTTGACTGGCCAAAGCGTTTAAACATTATAATGGGAGTGGCACGAGGGCTTCTTTATCTTCATCGAGATTCAGTACTCAGAATCATACATAGAGATATTAAAGCAAGCAACATCCTACTTGATCACCAAATGAAGCcgaaaatttcagattttggcTTGGCCAAGCTGTTTCATGATGAACAAAGTCGTCATAGGACTCATCAGATTGCTGGAACATT CGGCTACATGGCTCCGGAATACGCTATTCGAGGCTTCTTGTCAGTGAAAAGCGATGTCTTCAGTTTCGGGGTGCTATTGTTGGAAATTATAAGCGGGAGAAAGAATTATGATCGGCAATTGGAAGCAGAAAACCAAGAACTCCTCAAACTT GCACGGCGATTGGAAGAAGAAGGGAGGCTAATGGAATTGGTGGATGTGAGGATTGGTACATATCCTGAGGAAATTGCATTAAGATTCATGCAAATTGCATTACTTTGCACAGAGGACTTCATCGAAGACCGCCCAACGATGTCTGCTACATTGTCAATGCTTTCTAATAGTTCAGTCCCAATACCTTCGGTAACAGAGTCCCCTGATCATTACGAGGGTGACGATGATGCTGGAGACAATGCCGGCAGACGCGAGCAGTTTACCAGAAATAGTATTACATTTTCATTACAAGATGGCAGGTGA